The sequence gcaTGTCCTACCGTGATCATTGGAAAATACAGAGAACAAGAATGCAATTGTAAGAAAGATTTAATTATGAttttgttgagattataggcatataatgatttaatctattccataaataaatcatgacattacatatgaaaactagcatgaacgcatcattagatctacacatgtaaactacacagtataacatgaacaaatcaaatatgcgcaacatattgaacacgtaccgaggtggcggaaagaccggctgctcggtcgaaacttttcgTAGGTGACTACGAAGgcacgcagcacgcgagcgaaggggaagacgagccgtcgcggaagaacagggagcagtcgcgcaaagcgcttcccaaaaaccttattgccgccttctcccggtgcaggacgtcgaaggcagaggttccggagacctgctctcccgatcgcaggtgcacgccggcgagcggaatggagtaatctacgagcgacggcgtagcacagagtaggaggcaaaccctagattgatttcgcgtatgttgcgtgaagacggcgggttggtttatatagagaagggtcgcttgatcagggtgcccgcacgatctccactgcgcgtaaccgaaccagataagtcgcgcgtaacttatccgaactccacgccgtttgcacgcaccggatttttcggaacgttccaaaacaaaaacgaatccgaactgcaaaaggaggctgcatctgcgcaaggtgaggaaccaattttggcggaccattcgacgcgtacgtcatgcacgcgcgccgcctgccctgccctgccctgctaGGCgaggccaggcgagcgagcgcgcgcgtgtgttccccctcttctctccaccacacatgcttcaagtggctaggagggcatcctcccttataaggaggtccccctctcctagaataagcaaggtggtactaaactccacatgcatgccatcccatgaggtgggcttttgtgattttccaaagaattaatcttcgagtgggctaaggcccattcattaattccaacaatcccccaccaaatctcaaaatcccactgagatttgtcttttccaatgtactgtttatataccagcggttcgatggagaccgattaaggttgaacatccacctagaactccaagctacacttacttacaacttgaacaatggactattccttgaattgcaagtcttgtgcaagcaagtttcactcagtcttatctggtactagaccgtctgtagactacccctcgggtggagcgtataagtcatactcctaggtctatagtaagcttcctagaagattcacctaaaatcgaccaacagtcaagctcacaaaggtgagttctttcaagaatgctctgcaggacaacatcttcgctaattaaagccaacataactcattaaggcatagccaacctgccttgcagctcacgagagcacatgcatcttcacttagagtgggtatagattggtactctcctctagtttactaatggtttgttcttcccagattctaattcacgggatctccgattacatagactgggttaccaccatagtataactcacatgggtctcaaacccatctccttcgatgcattgtctatcacattttgtgatagtcccttcgtgaagggatctgccaggtttctagctgtttagATGTAATCCAAcattataactccggagtttcttaatttcctgactgacttcaatcgtcttttcacatgtctagacgatttcatattatccttagaactattcactttgacaattaccgtttgattgtcacagttcataaggatagccgacACCggttttcaacaataggcagatccattaatagatcacgcagccattctgcctcaataGTAGCAGTATCAAGTGCCGttagctctgcttccatggttgacttcgtcaaaatggtctgtttgcaagacctccatgaaacagcaccaccacccagtgtgaagacatatccactagtggctttgatctcatccacatcagagatccagttagaatcactataaccctccaataccgcaggatacccagtatagtgaagccccaattccacagtacctttcagatagcgcattactcgctcaagcgcacgccagtgatcatctcccggattagaggtaaatcggctcaacttgctcacagcaaaggagatatcaggcctagttgcactagccaggtacattaacgagccaatgatttgggagtattccagttgattcctagcaattctcttgttcttgcgaagcaacaagctaggatcataaggtgttggagaaggcttactatcaatgtagccaaagcgattcaagatcttctccatacaatgggactgcaagagtgtaatcccattctcacctctaattagcttaatgtttaagataacatcagctactcccaaatccttcatatcaaaattttgagacaagaatgatttaacctcatttatcacctcaaggtttgtcccaaatatcagtatgtcatcaacatacaagcataaaataactccctcacccccaccatggcgatagtacacacatttatctgcctcattgactgcgaagcctgcagatgtcaatgttttgtcaaatttctcatgctaTTGCTTAGGAgtttgtttcagaccatacaaagacttcaacaatttgcacaccttgccttcttgaccttcaactacaaacccatcagactgatccatatagatctcctcatccagctctccattaagaaaagttgtcttaacgtccatttgatgaacgagaagaccatgtgaggctgctagggaaagtagcacacgaattgtggtcaatctagcaacaggtgagtaagtgtcaaagaaatcttcgccttctttctgagtatagcccttagcaagaagccgagccttgtacttttcaatagtaccgtcaggcctaagcttctttttgaacacccacttgcatcccacaggtttacacccaaagggtcgctctgtcacctcccaagtcccgttagcgataatagaatccatttcactacaaatagcctccttccagtagtctgcatcaggagatgcatatgcttctaaAATTGATTTAGGAGtatcatccacgaggtacacagtgaaatcatcatcaaaagacttagccgtcctttgtctcttactccttcgaggagcttcactgtcatcctcctcagtgacatgttcatgtgtatgttcagtttgttctggtggtgtgattgaactgggaattatttcagatgGTTGGCtcgaactactatgtgtatccttcattgggaaaaagctctcaaagaaggtagcatcacgagactccataattgtaccaacatgcatgtcaggtacctcagatttaactattaaaaatccataggcaatgctgtgataagcatatcccagaaagacacagtccacagtcttaggtctaagtttgcgcttcttcgttattggtacattgactttcgccaagcacccccatgtgcgcaagtaagaaagtgatggttttctcccaatccatatttcatatggtgttttgtccttatttctgttaggaactctgtttaacacatgattcgaggtcaacaatgcctccccccaccatgccttaggtagtcccgcagtgtccaacatggcattcaccaagtcagtcagtgtgcggttcttcctttcagcaatcccattagactcagGAGAATAGGGAGgtgtcctctcatgtatgatgccatgttcctcacagaataagtcaaactcgtttgagaaaaactctccaccacgatcatacctaagtctttttatctttctgtcaagttgattttcaacttctgccttataaattttaaaatagtctagagcttcgtctttcgttttcaacaagtacacatagcaaaatctagtagcatcatcaatcaaagtcatgaaatatcgttttccaccctttgtcaacaccccattcatttcacaaagatctgaatgtaggaattctagtggtgccaagtttctttcctcggcagccttgtgaggcttgcgaggttgcttcgattgcacacaactatggcacttagaacctttgacaatggaaaacttaggaattaaacacatgctggaaagccgagacatcaagccaaaattactatgacataaacgtgagtgccaaacattagcctcatcatccacactgccacaaatatggttcataGACTtattcagaaatcagaaagggaaaagcggaacaggcctccgcactcataacctttaccaataaaatatccatgtttagatacgactactttattagactcaaaaaccaacttaaatccgtctctagtcagacgggagccactaacaagattcctgtcgatagaagggacatgctgcacgttcttcagctgcacgatctttcctgAAGTAAACTTcggatctaccgtgccaacactatgaacagaagcatgtgacccattccccattaggacggtggaaccccgtgcgacctgataagaagaaaacaatgagatgtcagcataaacatgtacattggccccagtatcaacccaccaattagtagactgattaactgaaaaaatagtaggtaaattaccatacccgcttccatctccaatgttgccaatggtcacattagcagacttagaagtctgccctgcaggtgccttcatccccttgtgctgtggacacttcctagccagatgaccaagtTGGCCatacacaaagcaagtcctctcaacctgattaggattgttgttgttcttcttctgcttcttgaagttggtggtctgctgagctttgtatttccccttgctcttgttctaagccttgtgcacaacattggcactggactgcccaccatcgcccttagacgcggcatctttttcccgagctttctcctcaacatcaagagacgctatcaacccctcaacggagtattcctgtctcttgtgtttgagtgcagtaccgaaacttctccaagatggaggtagtttcgcaataatgcacccggccacaaatttgtcgggtaagacacacttaaggagttcgagttccttagccatggtttgtatctcatgagcctgttcgactacagaacggttgtcagccatcttgtagtcatgaaactgctccatgatatacagatcattgctagcatcagtagcaccgaatttagtattcagtgcatcccacaactccttagcgtcggtcatatgcatatacacctcgaccagacgatcgccaagaacgctaagaatgcatgccacaaagagagtagtggcttcctcgaattacTTCTGCTGTTCAGCAGCAAGAACTCCtacaggtttgccagtactcacccagaagcatttcatagctgtcagccacagagtgactctgatctgccatctcttaaaatgcacaccggtgaatttatccggcctcagtgcatcggcaaaaccagccatagtaaaatcacagtgcctataataaggtttttggattgttgagattatagacatataatgatttaatctattccataaataaatcatgacattacagatgaaaactagcatgaacgcatcattagatctacacatgtaaactacacagtataacatgaacagatcaaatatgcgcaaacatattgaacacgtatcgaggtggcggaaagaccggctgctcggTCGAAACTTTTCACAGGCATCTACGAAGgcacgcagcacgcgagcgaaggggaagacgagccgtcgcggaagaacagggagcagtcgcgcaaagcgcttcccaaaaaccttattgccgccttctcccggtgcaggacgtcgaaggcagaggttccggagacctgctctcccgatcgcaggtgcacgccggtgagcgggatggagtaatctacgagcgacggcgcagcacagagtaggaggcaaaccctagattgaccgaaccggataagtcacgcgtaacttatccggactccacgccgtttgcacgcaccggatttttctgATTGCcaccttctcccggtgcaggacgtcgaaggcagaggttccggagacctgctcttccgatcgcaggtgcacgccggcgagcgggatggagtaatctatgagcgacggcgcagcacagagtaggaggcaaaccctagattgattttgcgTATGTTGTGTGAAGACGGCGGGTTGGTTTATTCAACGCATACGTCGTGCACGCGTGCCgcctgccaggcgaggcgagtgAGTGCGCGcatgtgttccccctcttctctccaccacacatgcttcaagtggctaggagggcatcctcccttttaaggaggtccccctctcctagaataagcaaggtggtactaaactccacatgcatgccatcccatgaggtgggcttttgtgattttccaaagaattaatcttcgagtgggctaaggcccattcattaattccaacagatTTATGGACAAAAGGCATAGTAGCCCAAATACGCTGGATCACTTAAAGTAAAACTGATGTACGTGTTTGTGGAAATATGGACATCAATGACTAAAGAATTATAACTGATTTTCATCATGTCTGTTTGTTTTTGATAATTTCGTTAACATTTTCATATTGTTTTGAGCTTCTTggtttgttttttgtttgacGCCCTAGGGGATTTAATAAGGTTGCTCATGAATTAATTAGTCCGATCATTTGACAAGACATTGTGAACGCTGTGGAGAACTGGAGATTTGCAAGCTCTTTTATTAATGTACTGGTGAAAAATAACCCGTTTAATCACCCGCATAAAAAGGATTTTTTCTGTTGGAAGCAAAGCTTGTTAATTATGTGTGATTTTTGTATAGAATTTTCAGCTTCAATGAACTAGCTATAGCTTGCCGACCTCATCTAGTGTGTCTTCCTCTTTTGGCTTTCTTGcatgggagagagaagggaactGATTGTTTTCATTTAACCTTCCCCAATCTACACATAAAGTGATACTATGGGATTAATTAACGACTCTTTTGAAACCTACGGTCCAAAATACTTTGCTTTTTATCTCCAGCTCACCTCCTATTACACATTTGTTTATAGTTGTAATTGAATTCAGCCGTGTACAATACAAATGTTCCCTGGACCTGGACCATTGCTTAGAATTTTACTTAATACTGTAAACTGATCGAAATGGCAGATAACCCAAATATGATGGGTCACTTAGTATAACTTTCTGATTGCTGTATTTCTGCAAATCTGAACAATGGCAGAAGTATTCTAATGATCTTCTGATCAGTTTGACCCCCTGCTGCATCAAAAACCTTATTTGAGGTATTTATATTATTTCGTTTTCGTATTGTTAGAATATATCATTTCAAATTTCTTTGTTTGCCTGTTTGGTTGTTAAGAAAAGGGTTGAAAAATGTGTCCATGAGAAGCAATTTTTAACAACCTTCCTTTGTGCAAGATTTTGTGGAGCTTCTTGATATAAATAAGCTAGCTTGCCGACCTCATGCTACTATGCTAGTGCATCTTCCTTATTTAGCTTCCATGGGAGAGAAAAAGGGAACTGTGTTTAATTAACACATTATAATTTTGCCCAATCTACATATGTTGTGAAATCATAAATAAACTACAGCTTCTCTAAAATTTACTGTCCATTCTCTTATTTTGATTACTACAAACATCTGTTTCTTGTCTCAAGAGAGCGCCACTAGTCCACTTTCAGTTTAATGCCCTTTCATAGCTCTTGTTTACAACAAACATTAAGTACATTAGCTAGATATTTGGCTAACTATTGTATTTTGACTTTTCTTATATGTATATCTTTGGTAGATCAGGttggtgcatatatatattttttctatagaagACCTGTTTGATTCaacttaagattattataatctcgATTATTAGGAGCAATCTAAATATAAACAAGTAGCtcattatgatagattattataatatggtaatccactctaaaagtgtttcttttttcagattattagGTGGCTAAAGGTCCATTACcctatatacttaaaaaattaccCACCTTGCCATCGAACTGAACAAATCGGACTACTTCCCTACTCGGCGCACACATTGACCTTCTCCTTCCCTAGCTGCACGCGTAtcggcctcctcccccggccgcgccgccactTCCTCCCATGGTCGCGCACGCATCGCCCTCCTCCTTCCTGgccacgccaccgccttccCCGCTCCACTCCCGGCTTCTTCTCCGATCCGCACCACCATTGCACCCTGGCTTCTTCCCCAggccacgtcgtcgccgcccccaTTCCACCGCCCTGGTTCCTTCCCtaggccacgccgccgccaccaccactccacGCCTCGGCCCCTTCCCaaagcgtcgccgccgccaccgttgtCATCTCCTCATTTTCCCACTTGGCgcatccatctccatctccaagcATTGGTGTTCAGAttattgtagaaaaaaaatattcatgaatgttttatttattaatatatgacATTATATTTTAGCTATTTCATATTATGTATTTGTTGTATACATTGACAAAAGGATGAGCAAGGCATCCAAAATAGTTAAGGGTATTACAGCCTATAGCATTTCAAACATAGTAATCCATGCCTCTAATAattcagagaaacaaacagctaacaACTTATTCTATGTCAACTTATTATAGTCCAGCTTACAGTAATCTGGCTAAATAAtcttaaactgaaacaaacagggcttAGCTAAAAAGAACTTTTTGTTATCAAGAAGACTATACTTAACATGTTACATTTGTTACCTTTTTTATTAGCAGTTGACACTCATGTGgttaacaaaaaaacaaatttataatatttttctacaaaaacATGAGAGTATTTCATAACATTAATTAACtgtttttatataaattgtactttgttattatttttttcttttgtaggtgaTATACATTTTATGGGTTGTTTCCAGAGGTCCAAATTTCTGGTCTACCAAAATCCCAGCCTATCCAAGCGATAAGGTCTTTATCGTAGGATTTCTGAAATGCGGGAATAGAAAAAACGAAAATATATAGGACGTTATATACTCTGGATTCCTACAGGGTTTCAAATCTCAGAGTTAAGTGTTTATGCGTTTGGATGGTTTGtagaaaataaaacatatgAATTTGGGAGAAAATTGCAGAGATTAtagagagaaaaggagagagtaCATGGGTCTTCTCAAAATaaagtaaaacaaaaacatgaGGTATGAGCTCCTTTCCAGATTAATTCCGGATCCGCATCCTCTGCCTTTGCTCCCAGTGGCAAAATTTGCCTTAGCTTCGATCTAAGCGGTCCATCAATTGATCAATGATGCATTCTTCGATTGCTTCCACTATCATTCTGGAGGGCATACATCGAAGGAAAGTGTTGTTTCCTGCTCaattaattaaaacaaaagACACAATATTGaactcaaaagaaaataaaaggagaaagTGACTAGGAAAATTGCCCACAAGAAGCAAACTGAAACAAGAAAGAATGCCGTGAGAAAAATGTTCATTACTTGCAAGGATGCTTCATGCTTGTGCAGGAGACGTCAAACAGAAGGTGCATAAAAAAGTTTATGTACTCACAAACAAAATTTGTTCTAcagtgggtttttttttccaatctctaaaatattaaaatatatttaacacagTGTTTAGATTAATTCAGTTTTGAGTATTCCTAGAGAACCTTCTACTAAAAAAATCCAGCTTTTGaatcaaattttgaaatatttcattcaaatttgaaaactgtcaactcaaattttaaaactttaatatcaaatttgaaaactttcaactcaaatttcaaaaaatttcaaatcaaaattcaaaactttgaactaaaaattttaaaactttcaactcgatcAAATTTGGAACTTTTAACGATATTATAATCATATCATTTGAATGGGTAAAAGCTAGCCTAGCAAAGTTTCAAATAACGTACTTTAAACGACTATAAACATCGATCAttagatttaaattttgttttcacTGCAGTTTACTAGCATAAGGAACCTTAAAAttaacaacaacaaaaagaagagaagtTCTGCCGTTCAGATAATTCCGAAGCGAACTAGATAGGCAAAGCATAATAACCCCTGTTATTCAATAAAGAGTTCCAAATTGACAGCTAATCGATTAATCCAAATCTATCAGTAAATGATCAAATTGCTAGGAGGTCAAGGGCAGAAGGTGATTTGGTAGCTGGCGCCAGAGGTGCAGGTGAAGGTGCTGCTCTTGTCGTCGTAGGCGTAGCTGTACGCCTGCGGGCACTTGTCCTTGAAGAACTTGGAGTACTGGCTCGGCGGGCACTTGTCCGGCGTCCCGTACGCCCCGCGGCAGCACAGGTCGTCCCGGTCGAACGCCAGGCACCCGCTCTTGCaccccaccaccgcgccgccggcgcccttcACCGCCAGCTCTGCGGGGCACGACGCGTCGATGTCGGTCGCGCACGCCACCGCCGAGCAcccggcggccgacggcgccaCCTGCACGGGCACGTTGAACCCATCCACGTTGCTGATGTCGTAGAAGTCCGTGTCGtgggcgctgccgccgcggagCGTGAACTCGGACAGCGTCGACGGCGGGCCGTTGCCCCTGCCGTCGCACTCGACGCGGCCCGTGCCGCAGTCGCCGGACTCGCACGAGAAGCGGCCCGAGGCGTCCGTGGAGCAGAGCCGCCGGGCCCAGATGTTGCCCGACCAGTTGTCCGGGACCCCGTCGTACGCGGCGGACGCGCCCGGCTGCAGCTCGAACCCGGTGGTCGGGAACGCCTGCGCGGTCGCCGGCGTCAGCACGCCGGGGTAGAGCACTTCATGGCAATTGTTGGTGAACACGAACTTTGCTGACATGGCACCTGAAGAGAAATGCAATGCACTTTAtgagtttgtttttgtttgttttttttcctgataCAGAGAGCGTAAATAACTAAATTGCAATTTGTACAtgagaaaattttagaaatatttCCTCACTCTTTTAGTAAATGAACATTTGATGTTATTTAATAGGTGACACCTGGCACGCTAATTGCAACAATTCCCAAGCAACTTACAAGTGACATCATGCATTTATTAACTACTACTATCTATTTATAACGGATAtcctatatattttaaattgaaaaagtcatcatgTTTTCGCGCCATCAGTCTCATATTTTTCGCATCGTACAGaacacttaggctgtgtttagtttcacgtcaaaattagaagtttgaaaaaattggaacaatgcgacggaaaagttggaagtttatatgagtaggaaagttcgatgtgacgaaaaaattaaaagtttgaagaaaaaagttagaatctaaataTGGCCTTATCTAGCCGAAAACAAGAAAATAAGAACCTCACACTCCCAGAATTTgtacatgaaaaaacaaaaatatgtttttttatgttattaTCGCTAACAGATCTACATCgtcagagagagaaagagaacaGCCAAAACAAGTTGTGTGCAAAAATTGGATTTTGAGTCAGCTAATCCCTACAAATCAACCACCTTACCGTGACTTTCATATGCGATTCAAAATCATTTCCTCtagcctatatatatattggcaaGATCTATCTTACAAGAACATCATAGATTgttttttgaacaaaaaaaaaaggttaattacCTCTCAAACAAAAAACACGACACTGAAATCATCGTCAAGAACAGAAGCAGATGAAGATTGTTAAGACGGATGAAGATTACCTGGAGCAAGAACGGAAGCAACCAAGACCAGAACAACAACCGGCGAGGCTCCTCTCATAGCAACCATGGTAGCAAGAACAGatgaagctttttttttgtcctgTATCGCAATAGAGACACCAGCCGGCTGTATGATACGCATATGTATTTATAGGGAGGGATGCCAAGATTGGTAGTATGAAATTTATAACGCAAATAAatggaaatattatttttttatattatttcttCTATCCCAACAGATGGCAAATTAAGGAATATGCATTTAGCCATTTCAGGTAACCTGACGTTTCTATAACGGTAAGATATGGATTTGTACTGTGCCAGGGGTTTCAGTCATTATCCTGGCCCAAATCCAACAGGATTAGGAATTATCAT is a genomic window of Oryza glaberrima chromosome 7, OglaRS2, whole genome shotgun sequence containing:
- the LOC127780698 gene encoding thaumatin-like protein 1 codes for the protein MVAMRGASPVVVLVLVASVLAPGAMSAKFVFTNNCHEVLYPGVLTPATAQAFPTTGFELQPGASAAYDGVPDNWSGNIWARRLCSTDASGRFSCESGDCGTGRVECDGRGNGPPSTLSEFTLRGGSAHDTDFYDISNVDGFNVPVQVAPSAAGCSAVACATDIDASCPAELAVKGAGGAVVGCKSGCLAFDRDDLCCRGAYGTPDKCPPSQYSKFFKDKCPQAYSYAYDDKSSTFTCTSGASYQITFCP